The following proteins are encoded in a genomic region of Brachyspira pilosicoli:
- the celB gene encoding PTS cellobiose transporter subunit IIC, whose translation MNDKIMHFIEEKVLPIAGKIASNRYLNAIRDGFVFAVPFLIVGSFILLILNLPLTDKNNFLYFEWYANLMAKYRADLIQPFNVSMGIMCMFIVYGIGYSLSGHYNLNSITGGFLSLFGFLLVSAKVEYVPIVEAVSKSFLVAPDTSIPVMDVRFMDAKGLFVAIIFGIISIEIFRFLVHKKLIITLPESVPPAIAKSFELLIPVAVVIVLFQTINLIIQKSLLLMLPDLFMKIFEPLLHISDSLPSIILILFLVHLLWFAGLHGTNILGAIISSISLSNLAFNQSALQAGEEITKIWAGSFFDLYALIGGVGTTLGLAIAMVRSKNEHIKSIGKLALVPSIFNINEPIMFGTPVVMNPLLMIPFIFIPIINITIAYILTKLNIVGHVVTLVPWTTPAPLGALLATNLNFGAMILSLIFIFTSYLMYRPFLKAYEISLEKEEANNK comes from the coding sequence ATGAATGATAAAATAATGCATTTTATAGAAGAGAAAGTACTTCCTATAGCTGGAAAAATAGCAAGCAATAGATATTTAAATGCAATAAGAGACGGATTTGTATTTGCTGTACCGTTTTTAATTGTAGGTTCATTTATACTTTTAATATTAAATTTACCTCTTACTGATAAAAATAATTTTCTATATTTTGAATGGTATGCTAATTTAATGGCAAAATATAGAGCAGATTTAATACAGCCTTTTAATGTGAGTATGGGTATAATGTGTATGTTTATAGTTTATGGAATAGGCTATTCATTGTCTGGACATTATAATCTTAATTCTATAACAGGCGGATTTTTATCATTATTTGGTTTTTTACTTGTATCTGCAAAGGTTGAGTATGTGCCTATAGTAGAAGCTGTATCAAAATCATTTTTAGTAGCTCCTGATACCTCTATACCTGTAATGGACGTAAGATTTATGGACGCTAAGGGGTTATTTGTAGCTATTATATTTGGAATAATTTCTATAGAGATATTTAGATTTTTGGTTCATAAGAAATTAATTATTACACTTCCAGAATCTGTGCCTCCTGCTATAGCTAAATCTTTTGAGCTTTTAATACCTGTAGCAGTAGTTATAGTTTTATTTCAAACAATTAATCTTATAATACAAAAAAGTTTATTATTAATGCTTCCTGATTTATTTATGAAAATATTTGAACCATTACTTCATATATCAGATTCTCTTCCATCAATAATATTAATACTATTTTTGGTGCATTTATTATGGTTTGCCGGACTTCATGGCACTAACATACTTGGAGCTATAATTTCTTCTATAAGCTTATCAAATTTAGCATTTAATCAAAGTGCATTACAAGCAGGAGAAGAAATCACTAAAATATGGGCTGGAAGTTTCTTTGATTTATATGCACTTATAGGAGGAGTAGGAACAACATTAGGTTTAGCAATAGCAATGGTTAGAAGCAAAAATGAACATATAAAATCTATTGGTAAATTGGCATTGGTACCGTCAATATTTAATATCAATGAACCTATTATGTTTGGTACACCAGTAGTAATGAATCCATTATTAATGATACCTTTTATATTTATACCTATAATAAATATAACAATAGCTTATATATTAACAAAATTAAATATTGTAGGTCATGTTGTTACTTTAGTACCTTGGACAACTCCTGCACCTTTAGGAGCATTGCTTGCTACTAATTTAAACTTTGGAGCTATGATATTAAGTTTAATTTTTATATTTACTTCTTATTTAATGTATAGACCTTTTCTAAAAGCTTATGAAATATCTTTAGAAAAGGAAGAAGCAAATAATAAATAA
- the celB gene encoding PTS cellobiose transporter subunit IIC translates to MNDKLMTFIENKILPIAGKIASNRYLNAIRDGFVFAMPFLIIGSFILLILNLPFTDKNNFLYMEWYDNLMKAFKGDLVQPFYVSMGIMSLFVAYGIGYSLSGHYNLNSITGGFLSLFSFLLVSAKVEYVPIVEAVAKSFLVDADSYIPVMDVRFMDAKGLFVAIIFGIISIEIFRFLVHKKLIITLPESVPPAIAKSFELLIPVAVVIVLFQALNIIIQKKLIMMIPELVMKIFEPLLHVSDSLPSIIILLLIIHILWFAGLHGTNIVDAIVKAITLSNLAINQAALQAGEPVTKIFAGGFFDSYVFMGGVGTTLGLAIAMVRSKNEHIKSIGKLSIVPAVFNINEPIMFGAPVVMNPVLMIPFIALPVINATIAWILTKLNIIGHIVSLVPWTTPGPLAALLATNLNIGSMILSLVLIFTSYLIYVPFLKAYEISLEKEETANK, encoded by the coding sequence ATGAATGATAAATTAATGACTTTTATAGAAAATAAAATTCTACCTATAGCTGGTAAAATAGCAAGCAATAGATATTTAAATGCAATAAGAGACGGATTTGTATTTGCTATGCCGTTTTTGATTATAGGTTCTTTTATACTTTTAATATTAAATTTACCTTTTACCGACAAAAACAACTTTTTATATATGGAATGGTATGATAATTTAATGAAAGCTTTTAAGGGTGATTTAGTTCAGCCTTTTTATGTGAGTATGGGTATAATGTCATTGTTTGTAGCTTATGGAATAGGCTATTCATTGTCTGGGCATTATAATCTTAATTCTATAACAGGCGGATTTTTATCATTATTTAGTTTTTTACTTGTATCTGCAAAAGTTGAGTATGTGCCTATAGTGGAAGCTGTAGCAAAATCATTTTTAGTTGATGCTGATAGTTATATACCTGTAATGGACGTTAGATTTATGGACGCTAAGGGGTTATTTGTAGCTATTATATTTGGAATAATTTCTATAGAGATATTTAGATTTTTGGTTCATAAGAAATTAATTATCACACTCCCAGAATCTGTGCCTCCTGCTATAGCTAAATCTTTTGAACTTTTAATACCTGTAGCAGTAGTTATAGTTTTATTTCAAGCATTAAATATCATTATACAAAAGAAACTCATTATGATGATACCTGAATTAGTAATGAAAATATTTGAGCCTCTTCTTCATGTATCTGACTCTTTGCCTTCTATAATAATATTATTATTAATCATACACATATTATGGTTTGCAGGTTTACATGGAACTAACATAGTTGATGCTATAGTAAAAGCAATCACTTTATCAAATTTAGCAATAAACCAAGCCGCATTACAAGCGGGAGAGCCTGTAACAAAAATATTTGCGGGCGGTTTTTTTGATTCTTATGTATTTATGGGCGGAGTTGGTACTACTTTAGGTTTAGCAATAGCAATGGTTAGAAGCAAAAATGAACATATAAAATCTATTGGTAAATTGTCAATAGTGCCTGCGGTATTTAATATTAATGAGCCTATAATGTTTGGTGCTCCAGTGGTAATGAATCCAGTGTTAATGATTCCGTTTATAGCTCTTCCTGTAATTAATGCCACTATAGCTTGGATATTAACTAAATTAAATATTATAGGGCATATTGTATCTTTAGTACCTTGGACAACTCCTGGTCCGCTTGCAGCATTACTTGCTACTAACTTAAATATTGGTTCTATGATATTAAGTTTAGTTTTAATATTCACATCATATTTAATTTATGTGCCTTTCTTAAAAGCGTATGAAATATCATTAGAAAAAGAAGAAACAGCTAATAAATAA